The DNA segment ACCGCCACCCGGACCAACGAGCGGGCTGCCGAGTCGGAGTGGGTGCTCGGTACGGGTTCAGCGTTCACAACGAGTCATTGAACACCATTCAATTCCGGTCTGTCAGCAGGCCCGGTTCCACGACCCACGGGGTACGGGGTAGCGCATCGGGGTCGAACCGTCGCAACAACACCTCGGCGCTGACCCGCTCACCGGGGGCGGCGATCCCCAGCGAACCGCCGAGCAACCCGAGCATCCGCCCACCGTCGACGCCCAGTTCCCGCATGGTCACCGCACCGTCGCGCTTGGCCAGCCGCCGACCCTCGGCGTTGACCACCAACGGAACATGGGCATAGACCGGTTGCTTCCCGCCGAGCTGCCCGGCCAGCCAGGCCTGCCGCGGCGCCGACGACAACAGGTCATCGCCGCGGATCACCTGGTCCACTCCGGAGGCGAGGTCGTCGACCACCACCGCCAGGTTGTAGGCCCAAGTGCCGTCATTGCGACGGAGGACGAAGTCGTCGACAGGCCCGGAGAACTCACCGTGCAACCGGTCCTGGACGGTGCAGACGGTGCCGCTCGGCACCCGTACCCGCAGGGCGGCCGGGCGTTCGCGGCGTCGCCGTGCGCGTTCGTCCTCGGACAGGTTCCGGCAGGTTCCCGGGTACGGGCGGTACCCGTCGTCATGCGGCGCCTGGGAGGCCTCGGCGATGTCGCGCCGCGTGCAGAAACACTCATAGGTCGGCAAGCGGCCCGCCGCCTGTGCATAGACCGGATTGCGTTCGCTCTGCCACCAGATGTCGCGGTCGTGATCGAGACCGAGGGCGGCCAGATCGGCCAGTTGTCGCAGCGCCACCTCCGGCGCCGCGGCGACCCGGGCCTGGTCGAGGTCCTCGACTCGCAGCAGGAAGTCCCGGTCGGTGCTGCGGGCGAACAACCAGGCCAGCAGGCCGGTACGCAGGTTGCCCAGGTGCAGGTCCGAGGTAGGGCTCGGCGCGTACCGCCCGGCGCCGCGGCCGATCGGGGCCTCGGCACGGTACGGTGGCGCCTGGACCTGATCGGCGGTCGCCGGATCGCCGTCGGGGTCGTCGTCGGGGTTGAGGGGAGGCACGTCGCCAGCATGGCAGTCAGCAAGTCCGAACGCATGCTCAACCTGACCATCTGCCTGTTGTCGACGAGGCGCTTCCTCGGGCGTGAGCAGATCCGCCAGGCCGTCGCCGGTTACGCCGACGCGGGTGATGCCGCCTTCGAGCGCACCTTCGAGCGGGACAAGGACGAGTTGCGGGCGCTCGGCGTACCGATCCAGACCGGTTCCAACGACCGCTACTTCGACGACGAGGTGGGCTACCGGATCGACCCCGCGAGCTTCGAGCTGCCGCCGGTGGAACTGTCGGCGGCCGAGGTCTCGGTGGTGGCCCTGGCAGCGCAGGCCTTCGACGCCGCCGGGGTACGCGAATCCAGCCAGGGCGCACTGGCCAAGCTGCGCGCCGCCGGGGTGGATGTGGACCAGCCCACCGCGTCGGGGGTGGCGCCCTTCGTCTCCGCC comes from the Naumannella halotolerans genome and includes:
- the gluQRS gene encoding tRNA glutamyl-Q(34) synthetase GluQRS, which produces MPPLNPDDDPDGDPATADQVQAPPYRAEAPIGRGAGRYAPSPTSDLHLGNLRTGLLAWLFARSTDRDFLLRVEDLDQARVAAAPEVALRQLADLAALGLDHDRDIWWQSERNPVYAQAAGRLPTYECFCTRRDIAEASQAPHDDGYRPYPGTCRNLSEDERARRRRERPAALRVRVPSGTVCTVQDRLHGEFSGPVDDFVLRRNDGTWAYNLAVVVDDLASGVDQVIRGDDLLSSAPRQAWLAGQLGGKQPVYAHVPLVVNAEGRRLAKRDGAVTMRELGVDGGRMLGLLGGSLGIAAPGERVSAEVLLRRFDPDALPRTPWVVEPGLLTDRN